A single genomic interval of Roseomonas aeriglobus harbors:
- a CDS encoding NAD(P)H-quinone oxidoreductase, producing the protein MTIPATMTAIDPQAPGGPEVLVPVERPVPQPGPGDVLIKVAAAGVNRPDVLQRKGGYAPPPGTTSVPGLEIAGEVVAAGDDVPPELIGQPLCALVAGGGYAEYCVAPAGQCLPVPAALTMAEAAALPETLFTVWTNLFERGFASDGDTVLVHGGTSGIGTMAIALCGLFGVDIIVTAGSAEKVAAAKALGATHAIDYKAEDFVARVKEITGGKGVQVVLDMVGGDYVPRNLQCLAEDGRHVSIAVQGGLTATIPIFDIMRRRLTLTGSTLRNRDVAFKSLVADELSRTVWPHVEAGRLKPVMDRSFPLAQAAEAHRRMEAGDHVGKIILTI; encoded by the coding sequence ATGACGATACCGGCGACGATGACGGCGATCGACCCGCAGGCACCGGGCGGGCCCGAGGTGCTGGTACCGGTCGAACGGCCGGTCCCACAGCCAGGCCCCGGCGACGTGCTGATCAAGGTCGCTGCCGCCGGTGTCAACCGGCCTGACGTGCTCCAGCGCAAGGGCGGCTATGCCCCGCCGCCGGGCACGACCAGCGTGCCCGGCCTGGAAATCGCGGGCGAGGTCGTCGCGGCCGGTGACGACGTGCCCCCGGAACTGATCGGCCAACCGCTCTGCGCGCTCGTTGCCGGTGGCGGCTATGCCGAATATTGCGTCGCGCCCGCCGGCCAATGCCTGCCGGTGCCCGCGGCGCTGACGATGGCGGAGGCGGCCGCCTTGCCCGAGACGCTGTTCACCGTCTGGACGAACCTGTTCGAGCGGGGCTTCGCCAGCGACGGCGACACGGTGCTGGTCCATGGCGGCACCAGCGGCATCGGTACGATGGCGATCGCGCTGTGCGGCCTGTTCGGCGTCGACATCATCGTCACGGCGGGCTCAGCCGAAAAGGTCGCCGCAGCCAAGGCGCTCGGCGCGACCCATGCGATCGATTACAAGGCCGAGGACTTCGTCGCGCGGGTGAAGGAGATCACCGGCGGCAAGGGCGTCCAGGTCGTGCTCGACATGGTCGGTGGCGACTATGTCCCCCGCAACCTGCAATGCCTGGCGGAGGACGGCCGCCACGTCTCGATCGCCGTCCAGGGCGGCCTGACCGCGACCATCCCCATCTTCGACATCATGCGCCGCCGCCTGACGCTGACGGGCTCCACGCTCCGGAACCGCGACGTCGCGTTCAAGAGCCTCGTCGCCGACGAACTGTCGCGCACCGTCTGGCCGCATGTCGAGGCGGGGCGGCTGAAGCCGGTGATGGACCGGAGCTTCCCGCTGGCACAGGCGGCCGAGGCGCATCGCCGGATGGAGGCGGGGGATCATGTGGGTAAGATCATCTTGACGATCTGA
- a CDS encoding DUF1192 domain-containing protein, with protein MEADDLPRRARDLVAELARQDLDPLSVEELQARIAALEAEISRVRHRIERAVNHRASADALFKS; from the coding sequence ATGGAAGCCGACGATCTTCCCCGCCGCGCTCGCGATCTGGTCGCAGAGCTTGCCCGCCAAGACCTCGACCCGCTGTCGGTCGAGGAGCTTCAGGCGCGGATCGCCGCGTTGGAGGCGGAAATTTCCCGCGTTCGTCACAGGATTGAACGCGCCGTTAACCATCGGGCAAGCGCCGACGCGCTATTCAAGTC
- a CDS encoding YqiJ family protein yields MLDFLGASQNVLFSAAIVLMLLIGLVQAIGFAPVDHGFDADVDSDLLSWLGVGRVPMLVLLVLYLASFGLIGLIGQQLSHDLLGGVQPLWIAAPAAALLALPLTALAARMVGGIVPQDHTTAIAIEDLIGRVATIQVGRATPGSPARARTVDRFGQAHYVMVEPDNADQAFAQGESVLLVRREGDVFRAISRGDHLLPGLDP; encoded by the coding sequence GTGCTCGACTTTCTGGGCGCGTCACAGAACGTGCTCTTTTCTGCGGCGATCGTTCTGATGCTGCTGATCGGACTGGTCCAGGCGATCGGGTTCGCCCCGGTCGATCACGGATTCGATGCCGATGTCGACAGCGACCTGCTCAGCTGGCTGGGTGTCGGACGCGTGCCGATGCTCGTGCTGCTGGTGCTGTATCTGGCGAGTTTCGGGCTGATCGGGCTGATCGGTCAGCAGCTGTCGCATGACTTGCTTGGTGGGGTGCAACCCCTGTGGATCGCCGCGCCCGCAGCCGCACTGCTGGCGTTGCCGCTGACGGCGCTGGCGGCGCGGATGGTCGGCGGCATCGTCCCCCAAGATCACACGACGGCGATTGCGATCGAGGATCTGATCGGTCGCGTCGCCACCATCCAGGTCGGCCGCGCGACCCCCGGCTCGCCCGCTCGCGCGCGCACCGTCGATCGGTTCGGTCAGGCGCACTATGTGATGGTCGAACCCGACAACGCCGACCAGGCCTTCGCGCAGGGAGAGAGCGTGCTGCTCGTCCGGCGCGAAGGCGACGTCTTCCGCGCTATTTCGCGCGGTGATCACCTGCTGCCGGGGCTCGACCCATGA